In the genome of Mucilaginibacter defluvii, one region contains:
- a CDS encoding helix-turn-helix domain-containing protein — translation MAIDLITREDLQKFKNDLLDELRAIIMHDQTPDIKKWLKTKEVRKLLQMSAGKLHSLRVSGALKFTRIGGLLYYDKSDIERLFNKNKKP, via the coding sequence ATGGCAATAGACTTAATAACCAGAGAAGACCTCCAAAAGTTTAAGAATGACCTTTTGGATGAATTAAGAGCGATCATCATGCACGATCAAACACCGGATATAAAAAAGTGGCTAAAGACTAAAGAGGTCAGGAAGCTTTTACAAATGTCAGCAGGAAAGCTACATTCACTTCGTGTAAGTGGTGCATTAAAGTTCACAAGAATTGGCGGGCTTCTTTATTATGATAAATCGGATATCGAAAGATTATTTAATAAAAACAAAAAACCATGA
- a CDS encoding site-specific integrase, whose product MKIKQNLSLLVWLNRSKGNQFKAPIYIRITIDSKEVETSLSQSVEPSLWDSENKRVIGKSPMVKEINQQIEVALVALKSHFAALQLQYDLVTPEMVKRAYKGKPPVETEQVKLEAKQCKVTLIEEVDQFNAKFLQQVNKGTRSFETYKHWVSTKNKLVAFLKYKYGKENILISQVTTTFADDFYFFMTVADEKTIGEAAAKKHVKNTKQIIKESVKKQLLSQHPFSDFRCGGDETDIPPLEWEQVLKIYHKNLPVQRLSEVRDVFIFQCFTGFAFQDVYGLTSEHIVTVGRKGERWLIKKRGKTDVTEMVPILPIVEKLIAKYQVHPYCKAQGALLPVNTNQRYNSYLKELSVLCGINRNLNTHLARHTFADIMLNAGVPLEDVSKMLGHKSIRTTQRYGKIRKERISVAMSQAKIALFTKSGDIRKTA is encoded by the coding sequence ATGAAAATCAAACAAAATCTGTCACTGCTGGTGTGGCTAAACAGAAGCAAAGGAAACCAGTTTAAAGCTCCAATCTACATTAGAATTACTATTGACAGCAAGGAAGTTGAAACTTCTTTAAGTCAGTCTGTTGAACCTTCGCTTTGGGATTCCGAAAACAAACGTGTTATAGGCAAGAGTCCGATGGTAAAGGAGATCAATCAGCAAATTGAAGTCGCTCTTGTTGCTCTTAAAAGCCATTTTGCGGCGTTGCAATTGCAGTATGATCTCGTTACTCCAGAAATGGTAAAACGGGCTTACAAAGGGAAGCCTCCTGTTGAAACTGAACAAGTCAAACTTGAAGCTAAGCAATGTAAAGTAACCTTGATTGAAGAAGTTGATCAGTTTAATGCAAAGTTCCTCCAACAAGTTAACAAGGGCACCAGATCATTCGAGACCTACAAGCATTGGGTTTCGACTAAGAATAAACTTGTTGCTTTTCTTAAGTATAAGTATGGAAAAGAGAATATTTTAATATCCCAGGTAACAACAACCTTCGCTGACGATTTCTATTTCTTTATGACAGTTGCAGATGAAAAGACAATTGGTGAGGCGGCAGCAAAAAAGCATGTAAAAAATACTAAGCAGATCATTAAGGAGAGTGTGAAAAAGCAGCTGTTGTCGCAACATCCCTTTAGTGATTTTCGATGCGGTGGTGATGAAACAGATATCCCTCCCCTTGAATGGGAACAAGTCCTGAAGATATACCATAAAAATCTTCCGGTACAAAGGCTAAGCGAAGTGAGAGACGTCTTTATATTTCAATGTTTCACCGGATTCGCTTTCCAGGATGTTTACGGCCTGACGTCTGAACATATCGTAACGGTAGGTAGAAAGGGTGAGCGCTGGTTGATAAAGAAGCGGGGGAAAACCGATGTAACGGAAATGGTCCCTATTTTACCCATAGTAGAAAAGTTGATAGCCAAATATCAAGTTCATCCCTATTGTAAAGCACAAGGTGCTTTACTTCCAGTTAATACTAATCAGCGTTACAATAGTTATCTCAAAGAATTATCAGTTCTCTGTGGAATTAACAGAAACTTAAACACACACCTTGCCAGGCATACGTTTGCTGATATTATGCTAAATGCAGGTGTACCCTTAGAAGATGTAAGCAAAATGTTAGGACATAAGAGTATCCGGACAACTCAACGATACGGAAAAATAAGAAAGGAAAGAATCAGCGTAGCAATGAGCCAAGCTAAAATAGCCTTGTTTACGAAGTCTGGCGATATAAGAAAAACTGCATAA